In Arachis hypogaea cultivar Tifrunner chromosome 17, arahy.Tifrunner.gnm2.J5K5, whole genome shotgun sequence, a single window of DNA contains:
- the LOC112764759 gene encoding glutamyl-tRNA reductase 1, chloroplastic gives MAVSTSFSGAKLEALFLKCCSSSSANAAYSLCVPSKTAAKATRTTPFRRGLVRCDASASPDVILDNAAAVSALQQLKTYAADRYTKEKSSIVVIGLSVHTTPVEMREKLAIPEAEWPRAIGELCGLNHIEEAAVLSTCNRMEIYVVALSQHRGVKEVTEWMSRTSGIPVSELCQHRFLLYNKDATQHLFEVSAGLDSLVLGEGQILAQVKQVVKVGQGVNGFGRNISGLFKHAITVGKRVRAETNIAAGAVSVSSAAVELALMKLPETSHGNAKMLVIGAGKMGKLVIKHLVAKGCTKMVVVNRSEERVAEIREELKDVEIIYKPLSEMLACVGEADVVFTGTASENPLFLKDDVKDLPSVSQDIGGHRLFIDISVPRNVGSCVSDIESVRVYNVDDLKEVVAANKEDRLRKAMEAQAIIGEESQQFEAWRDSLETVPTIKKLRAYAERIRAAELEKCLGKMGDDISKKTRRAVDDLSRGIVNKLLHGPMQHLRCDGSDSRTLTETLENMHALNRMFSLETEISVLEQKIRAKVEQNHSDN, from the exons ATGGCTGTTTCGACGAGCTTTTCGGGGGCTAAGTTGGAGGCTTTGTTCCTCAAATGTTGTTCCTCTTCCTCTGCCAATGCTGCTTATTCTTTGTGTGTGCCTTCCAAAACCGCCGCCAAGGCCACCAGAACGACGCCGTTTCGGAGAGGCCTGGTTCGTTGTGACGCTTCGGCTTCTCCTGATGTTATTCTTGACAATGCTGCTGCCGTCTCTGCTCTTCAGCAACTTAAGACTTATGCCGCCGATA GGTATACGAAGGAAAAGAGCAGCATCGTGGTGATTGGACTCAGCGTGCATACTACACCTGTGGAAATGCGTGAAAAGCTTGCCATTCCAGAAGCAGAATGGCCCAGAGCCATTGGAGAGCTTTGCGGCCTCAATCATATTGAAGAAGCAGCTGTTCTCAGCACCTGTAACCGAATGGAGATATATGTTGTTGCTCTCTCTCAGCATCGCGGTGTAAAAGAAGTCACCGAGTGGATGTCAAGA ACTAGTGGAATCCCTGTTTCAGAACTTTGCCAGCATCGATTTTTGTTGTATAACAAAGATGCCACACAGCATCTTTTCGAAGTCTCAGCTGGTCTTGACTCTCTTGTGCTGGGAGAAGGCCAAATCCTTGCCCAGGTTAAGCAAGTTGTCAAAGTTGGACAAGGAGTCAATGGCTTTGGGAGGAACATCAGCGGCCTATTCAAGCATGCGATTACTGTCGGGAAAAGGGTTAGAGCCGAGACTAATATTGCTGCAGGAGCTGTTTCTGTTAGCTCAGCTGCCGTTGAATTGGCCTTGATGAAGCTACCTGAAACTTCACATGGTAATGCTAAGATGTTGGTTATTGGAGCTGGAAAGATGGGGAAGCTTGTGATCAAACATTTGGTTGCAAAGGGTTGCACAAAGATGGTGGTTGTCAATAGAAGTGAGGAGAGAGTTGCTGAAATCCGTGAAGAGCTAAAGGATGTTGAGATAATCTACAAACCCCTCTCAGAAATGCTTGCTTGTGTAGGTGAAGCAGATGTAGTTTTCACCGGTACAGCCTCAGAAAACCCATTGTTCTTGAAAGATGATGTTAAAGACCTTCCTTCTGTGAGTCAAGACATTGGAGGCCATCGCCTCTTTATTGATATCTCAGTTCCTCGGAACGTGGGTTCATGTGTCTCAGATATCGAGTCTGTGCGAGTTTACAATGTTGATGACCTTAAAGAGGTTGTAGCTGCAAATAAAGAGGATCGGCTGAGAAAAGCAATGGAAGCTCAGGCAATCATTGGTGAAGAATCACAACAATTCGAAGCTTGGAGGGACTCGCTTGAAACCGTTCCTACCATAAAAAAATTGAGGGCTTATGCTGAAAGAATCAGGGCTGCTGAGCTTGAGAAATGCTTAGGTAAGATGGGTGATGATATCTCGAAGAAGACACGGCGTGCCGTGGATGATCTTAGCCGTGGCATAGTCAATAAGTTGCTTCATGGTCCAATGCAGCACCTGAGGTGCGACGGCAGTGATAGCCGGACCCTGACCGAGACCCTCGAGAACATGCATGCTTTGAATAGAATGTTTAGCCTTGAGACTGAAATATCAGTGTTGGAGCAGAAGATTCGAGCCAAGGTTGAACAAAACCATAGTGACAACTAA